The following coding sequences are from one Malaciobacter pacificus window:
- a CDS encoding TerB family tellurite resistance protein encodes MLLMKLQSKEKFSFLQLAHYLARVDDIYGEKEEEIIQEYCTEMGIENLTSFDKNSFDLEEILNDFKSLKSKKIVILELMILIHIDRKYHYKEKELIEKIIKKFAFNEEEIKKYSKWGDSVATLYEEAKSYIK; translated from the coding sequence ATGTTATTAATGAAACTACAATCAAAAGAGAAATTCTCTTTTTTACAATTAGCACACTATCTTGCAAGAGTAGATGATATTTATGGAGAAAAAGAAGAAGAGATTATTCAAGAGTATTGCACTGAAATGGGAATAGAAAATCTTACATCTTTTGATAAAAATAGTTTTGATTTAGAAGAGATATTAAATGATTTTAAATCCTTAAAAAGTAAGAAAATTGTAATTTTAGAACTAATGATTTTAATTCATATTGATAGAAAATATCATTATAAAGAAAAAGAACTAATAGAAAAAATTATTAAAAAATTTGCTTTTAATGAAGAAGAGATAAAAAAGTACTCTAAATGGGGAGATTCTGTAGCTACTTTATATGAAGAGGCAAAAAGTTATATAAAATAA
- a CDS encoding ABC transporter ATP-binding protein, translating to MLKVNNLEVFYGLIKAVKGINFEVSKGQIVSLIGSNGAGKTSTLSSIVNDVKKSGEILFEGKDISKLKTHEIVQSKIALVPEGRRVFINLTIEENLRMGAFNNDEKYEELKEHMFKLFPRLVAKKTQLAGTMSGGEQQMLAIARALMSSPKLLMLDEPSLGLAPKIIGELFDIILKLRDEGITILLIEQNAYAALEISDYAYVLENGEIALEGVGKELVGLDEIRAKYLGA from the coding sequence ATGCTTAAAGTAAATAATTTAGAAGTATTTTACGGGCTTATAAAAGCTGTAAAAGGAATAAACTTTGAAGTGTCAAAGGGACAAATAGTTTCACTTATTGGTTCAAATGGAGCTGGAAAAACTTCAACTTTATCTTCAATCGTAAATGATGTTAAAAAAAGTGGTGAAATTCTTTTTGAAGGGAAAGATATCTCAAAATTAAAAACACATGAAATAGTACAAAGTAAAATAGCATTAGTTCCAGAAGGACGAAGAGTATTTATAAATCTTACAATTGAAGAAAATCTTAGAATGGGTGCTTTTAATAATGATGAAAAATATGAAGAATTAAAAGAGCATATGTTTAAACTTTTCCCAAGATTAGTAGCTAAAAAAACACAATTAGCCGGTACTATGAGTGGAGGAGAGCAACAAATGCTTGCAATTGCAAGAGCATTGATGAGTTCACCAAAACTTTTAATGCTTGATGAACCCTCACTTGGTCTTGCTCCTAAAATTATTGGAGAGCTTTTTGATATTATTTTAAAATTAAGAGATGAAGGAATAACGATACTATTAATTGAGCAAAATGCCTATGCAGCACTTGAAATATCAGATTATGCTTATGTTCTTGAAAATGGTGAAATAGCACTTGAAGGTGTAGGAAAAGAGTTAGTTGGACTTGATGAAATTAGAGCAAAATATTTAGGTGCTTAA
- a CDS encoding DEAD/DEAH box helicase produces the protein MLFETFNFSNCIFKALEENSYKSATPIQKEVIPLVFKENDVVAKAQTGSGKTAAFVLPILEQLLNNPTQTKKAKIRVLVLTPTRELTLQVAQTFKEFSKYFDRKLKVSSLIGGQKIGEQLLDIQKGCDVVVATSGRLLDIINKKQINFDSLDFFVLDEADKMLNEGFEEELDLVLKSLPNQRQNLLFSATYPKKILELIPKITSEAKKVVLDEDEINLENINQRLIEVNIENRNPLLRKILKEENFKKVLVFMANKRATDNIAFKLKKYGFKALSFHGDLDQEERELTLQDFKEEKINILFATDIAARGLHIEGIDCVVNYDLPRSPADYVHRIGRTARAGSSGTAISFINYENEEHFRLIEKKAGIKLHKEQIEGFELLGTKAIKKKGNAPVKGKRKSKKDKLREQALKDSKA, from the coding sequence ATGTTATTTGAAACTTTTAATTTCTCAAACTGCATTTTTAAAGCCTTAGAAGAAAACTCTTACAAAAGTGCTACACCTATTCAAAAAGAGGTTATACCTTTAGTTTTTAAAGAAAATGATGTAGTAGCAAAAGCACAAACAGGAAGCGGTAAAACAGCTGCTTTTGTATTACCTATTTTAGAGCAATTACTAAATAATCCAACTCAAACAAAAAAAGCTAAAATAAGAGTTTTGGTTTTAACTCCTACAAGAGAGTTAACCCTACAAGTGGCTCAAACTTTTAAAGAGTTCTCTAAATATTTTGACAGAAAATTAAAGGTTTCAAGTTTAATTGGTGGACAAAAAATAGGTGAGCAATTATTAGATATTCAAAAAGGTTGTGATGTTGTTGTTGCAACTTCAGGAAGATTACTTGACATTATAAATAAAAAGCAAATAAACTTTGACTCCCTTGATTTTTTTGTTCTTGATGAAGCTGATAAGATGCTGAATGAAGGTTTTGAAGAAGAACTTGATTTAGTTTTAAAATCACTTCCAAATCAAAGACAAAATTTACTATTTTCTGCAACTTATCCAAAGAAGATATTAGAGTTAATTCCTAAAATCACTAGTGAAGCAAAAAAAGTAGTTTTAGATGAAGATGAAATAAATCTAGAAAATATCAATCAAAGATTAATTGAAGTAAATATTGAAAATAGAAATCCACTTTTAAGAAAGATTTTAAAAGAAGAAAACTTTAAAAAAGTTTTAGTTTTTATGGCAAATAAAAGAGCCACTGATAATATTGCTTTTAAGTTAAAAAAATATGGTTTTAAAGCTCTATCTTTTCATGGTGATTTAGACCAAGAAGAGAGAGAATTAACCCTACAAGATTTTAAAGAAGAAAAAATAAATATTCTATTTGCAACTGATATTGCTGCACGTGGACTTCATATTGAAGGGATTGATTGTGTTGTAAACTATGATTTGCCTAGATCACCTGCTGATTATGTACATAGAATTGGAAGAACTGCAAGGGCAGGGAGTAGTGGAACTGCAATTAGTTTTATAAACTATGAAAATGAAGAACACTTTAGATTAATTGAAAAAAAAGCTGGAATAAAACTTCATAAAGAGCAAATAGAAGGCTTTGAATTACTTGGAACTAAAGCAATTAAGAAAAAAGGAAATGCACCAGTTAAGGGCAAGAGAAAGAGTAAAAAAGATAAATTAAGAGAACAAGCTTTAAAAGATTCTAAAGCTTGA
- a CDS encoding DUF234 domain-containing protein, with amino-acid sequence MEDAVNFFSVFGGLDIQVDTTKPLKDEIKKHILNNYTHLKSDINALTGGYGVSHAILTGIALGDRRTNTSFKKAHVSFEEGMKNIEDLCDRGVIEIESSLHYLADKRGDDKVAKRLLFTTPFTRFWFAFVSPIYKGISEKNYKEFDQRFDNRIEEFTDFVFEELAMEYIKEYYKENGVKSIGKYWDNSIEIDIVAKTNDGKVLVADCINSKNKVKKASLTTLQSNSKKAGFKADITILFARDKFSTEVKNLKSDSIKLFNAKSLKLLID; translated from the coding sequence ATGGAAGATGCAGTAAATTTCTTTAGCGTATTTGGTGGATTAGATATTCAAGTTGATACTACAAAACCATTAAAAGATGAAATAAAAAAACATATTTTAAATAACTATACTCACCTAAAAAGTGATATAAATGCACTAACTGGTGGATATGGTGTATCTCACGCTATTTTAACAGGTATTGCACTTGGTGATAGAAGAACAAATACATCTTTTAAAAAAGCTCATGTTAGTTTTGAAGAGGGTATGAAAAATATTGAAGATTTATGTGATAGAGGTGTAATTGAGATTGAGTCTTCACTTCACTACTTAGCTGATAAAAGAGGTGATGATAAAGTTGCTAAAAGATTACTGTTTACAACTCCTTTTACTAGATTTTGGTTTGCTTTTGTTTCACCTATTTATAAAGGAATTAGTGAAAAAAACTACAAAGAGTTTGACCAAAGATTTGATAATAGAATTGAAGAGTTTACAGATTTTGTTTTTGAAGAATTAGCAATGGAATATATCAAAGAGTACTACAAAGAAAATGGTGTAAAATCAATTGGGAAGTATTGGGATAATTCAATAGAAATTGATATTGTTGCTAAAACAAATGATGGTAAAGTTTTAGTTGCAGATTGTATAAACTCAAAAAATAAAGTTAAAAAAGCTTCACTAACAACGCTTCAAAGTAATAGTAAAAAAGCTGGTTTCAAAGCTGATATTACAATACTTTTTGCAAGGGATAAATTCTCAACTGAAGTTAAGAACCTAAAAAGTGATTCAATTAAACTATTTAACGCTAAAAGCTTAAAATTATTAATTGACTAA
- a CDS encoding ABC-F family ATP-binding cassette domain-containing protein produces MIELSNISKAYAHKELFSNLNFRLNKGNKVGLVGRNGSGKSTLFKLILGEESPDDGEINIPKNYKIGALRQHLVFSEKTVRAEAAQALNEEDKYNVYKVEKILFGLGFTNEDLEKDPLSFSGGYQIRINLAKLLVTEPNLLLLDEPTNYLDILSLRWLKSFLKSFEGEVIIITHDRDFMDSVTTHTMGLVRRNLEIIPGDTKKFYTQLEANDEHYEKQKIALDKKRKELEEFIAKNKARASTAAQAQSKQKELDKLEDLGSLSHDATLDFDFNFKETPAKVLLDIKDVSFGYEADNILFKDISFTLKKGETLGIIGKNGKGKSTLLNTIAGELKQLTGNIDYHGTTNFGHFGQTNIDHLNPNNTIMDEIYLGNPKLPESTVRGIAGSMMFSGDDIKKKISLLSGGEKSRVMLGKILATDVNLLFLDEPTNHLDMESIDSLIQAIKNFKGSCIIVTHSEELLRQTCDRLIVFSKGGADYFNGTYDEFLEKIGWEEEEIEQKEKSTPKVNKKENKKLRAALVQERSKLTSPLKKAVEKYETKIMELEETLEQNQNELMEASNKNDNSKVIELSSVVLKLEKEVEENFELLEENQLKLDEILEEYEVKLQELEA; encoded by the coding sequence ATGATAGAACTTTCAAATATCTCAAAAGCATATGCGCACAAAGAATTATTTTCAAATTTAAATTTTAGACTAAATAAAGGCAATAAAGTAGGCTTAGTTGGTCGAAATGGTAGTGGTAAATCTACTTTATTTAAACTTATACTTGGTGAAGAAAGCCCTGATGATGGTGAAATAAATATTCCAAAAAACTATAAAATTGGAGCACTTAGACAGCATTTAGTCTTTAGTGAAAAAACAGTTAGAGCTGAAGCTGCACAAGCTTTAAATGAAGAAGACAAGTATAATGTTTATAAAGTTGAAAAAATTCTATTTGGTTTAGGGTTTACAAATGAAGATTTAGAAAAAGACCCACTATCTTTTTCTGGTGGTTATCAAATTAGAATAAATTTAGCTAAATTATTAGTTACTGAACCAAATTTATTATTACTAGATGAGCCTACAAACTACTTGGATATTTTATCTTTAAGGTGGTTAAAATCATTTTTAAAAAGTTTTGAGGGTGAAGTTATTATAATCACTCACGATAGAGATTTTATGGATAGTGTAACAACTCATACCATGGGATTAGTAAGAAGAAATTTAGAAATAATTCCAGGAGATACAAAGAAGTTTTATACTCAATTAGAAGCAAATGATGAACACTATGAAAAACAAAAAATAGCTCTTGATAAAAAAAGAAAAGAGTTAGAGGAGTTTATTGCTAAAAATAAAGCAAGAGCTTCAACAGCTGCACAAGCTCAATCAAAACAAAAAGAGCTAGATAAATTAGAAGATTTAGGCTCACTATCTCATGATGCAACACTTGATTTTGATTTTAATTTCAAAGAAACACCTGCAAAAGTGTTACTTGATATAAAAGATGTTAGCTTTGGATATGAAGCTGATAATATACTTTTCAAAGATATATCTTTTACTCTTAAAAAAGGTGAAACTCTAGGAATCATTGGAAAAAATGGTAAGGGTAAATCAACACTTCTAAATACAATAGCTGGAGAGTTAAAACAATTAACTGGAAATATTGATTATCACGGGACTACAAATTTTGGACACTTTGGACAAACTAATATTGACCATTTAAATCCAAACAATACAATTATGGATGAAATATATTTAGGAAATCCTAAACTGCCTGAATCAACTGTTAGAGGAATAGCTGGGTCTATGATGTTTAGTGGAGATGATATTAAGAAAAAGATATCACTTCTTTCAGGTGGAGAGAAAAGTAGGGTGATGCTTGGTAAAATCCTTGCTACTGATGTAAATCTATTATTTCTAGATGAGCCTACAAACCACTTAGATATGGAATCTATTGACTCACTTATTCAAGCAATTAAAAACTTTAAAGGTTCATGTATTATTGTAACTCACTCAGAAGAGTTACTTAGACAAACTTGTGATAGATTGATTGTATTTTCTAAAGGTGGAGCTGATTATTTTAATGGAACTTACGATGAGTTCTTAGAAAAAATTGGTTGGGAAGAGGAAGAGATTGAGCAAAAAGAGAAATCTACTCCAAAAGTAAATAAAAAAGAGAATAAAAAACTTAGAGCTGCACTAGTTCAAGAAAGAAGTAAACTAACAAGTCCTCTTAAAAAAGCAGTTGAAAAATATGAAACAAAAATTATGGAGTTAGAAGAAACATTAGAGCAAAATCAAAATGAACTAATGGAAGCTTCTAATAAAAATGATAACTCAAAGGTAATTGAACTCTCTTCAGTTGTATTAAAACTTGAAAAAGAAGTAGAAGAGAATTTTGAATTACTAGAAGAAAATCAATTGAAATTAGATGAGATTTTAGAAGAGTATGAAGTAAAACTTCAAGAGTTGGAAGCTTAA
- a CDS encoding tetrahydrodipicolinate N-succinyltransferase N-terminal domain-containing protein — MAYTKEDFKQLVQDIQAQSWYKNPIGFGIARVDRGQLNSDKILQATYPIINWEENYGSAAVLLNALKEAGEEVDTSKTELVCNLSDKFLASCVEAFRPYIPEAKGDEHKNVQVISTLASLPIDSGLTADDYKVVFIFEDEAVNSVEAAYLKLYALSTGKAKLRSLNLNGIFGALHNCAWVGNQPIELDWLRANEIVLKLSGKYPTIDMVDKFPRFLSHVIPADNTRILETSKVRFGAQLAGGTTVMPGAAYINFNAGTEGSVMVEGRISSSAVVGAGSDVGGGASILGVLSGTDGVPVSIGENTLLGANSCTGTAIGDSCILDAGVTILPGTKITLSEKAVAALKEINPDKEISTVMKGSDFQGVNGVHFRVNSQTGQTIAMRSTREVKLNADLH, encoded by the coding sequence ATGGCTTATACAAAAGAAGATTTTAAACAATTAGTACAAGATATTCAAGCTCAAAGCTGGTACAAAAACCCAATTGGTTTTGGTATTGCAAGAGTAGATAGAGGACAATTAAACTCTGACAAAATCTTACAAGCGACATACCCAATAATTAACTGGGAAGAAAACTACGGAAGTGCAGCAGTATTATTAAATGCATTAAAAGAAGCAGGAGAAGAGGTAGATACATCTAAAACTGAATTAGTATGTAACCTTTCTGATAAATTCTTAGCATCTTGTGTTGAGGCATTTAGACCATACATTCCTGAAGCAAAGGGTGATGAGCATAAAAATGTTCAAGTTATTTCAACTTTAGCATCATTACCAATTGATTCAGGATTAACTGCTGATGATTATAAAGTAGTATTTATTTTTGAAGATGAGGCTGTTAACTCTGTTGAAGCTGCATACTTAAAATTATACGCTTTATCAACTGGAAAAGCAAAATTAAGAAGCCTTAACTTAAATGGAATTTTTGGTGCCTTACATAACTGTGCATGGGTTGGAAATCAACCAATTGAATTAGACTGGTTAAGAGCTAATGAAATTGTATTAAAATTATCAGGAAAATACCCAACTATTGATATGGTTGATAAATTCCCAAGATTCTTATCTCACGTAATTCCTGCAGATAACACAAGAATCTTAGAGACTTCAAAAGTTAGATTTGGTGCTCAATTAGCAGGTGGAACAACTGTAATGCCTGGTGCTGCATATATTAACTTTAATGCTGGAACTGAAGGTTCTGTTATGGTTGAAGGTAGAATTTCTTCAAGCGCAGTTGTTGGAGCTGGTTCTGATGTTGGTGGTGGTGCTTCAATTCTTGGTGTATTATCAGGAACTGATGGTGTGCCTGTTTCAATTGGTGAAAACACATTATTAGGTGCAAACTCTTGTACAGGTACTGCTATTGGTGATAGTTGTATTTTAGATGCTGGTGTAACAATTTTACCAGGAACTAAAATTACATTATCTGAAAAAGCAGTTGCTGCATTAAAAGAGATTAACCCTGATAAAGAAATTTCTACAGTTATGAAAGGTAGTGATTTCCAAGGTGTAAATGGAGTTCACTTTAGAGTTAACTCTCAAACTGGTCAAACAATTGCTATGAGATCAACTAGAGAAGTTAAATTAAACGCTGATTTACACTAA
- a CDS encoding primosomal protein N' — protein sequence MYYYELALLKSPLDNLTYQCESKLEIGDKVLVVLQRRKNLNEAVVIKEVEKPKFVCNNIQEFTNEYYDEKMLQIAKFISQYYVCSLGEALSIYTPFQKEIIKLQEQIEFDSKIKLSPKQTEAYDFLNDKKQALLFANTGSGKTEIYIKIIEEHLNKNEQAVLLMPEISLTPQMQKRLEKVFGKSVAIWHSKITKKKKLDILQGLQEGSIKLIAGARSALFLPFNNLGVIVVDEEHDDSYKSDSKPRYHAKDLSIYMAKKFNIQLVLGSATVSSSSFNKIPYYRLSETFYDTSKNYTFDDSDSNISLKIFNKIKSTLESQNQVIIFLPTRANFKYQICTSCGKSVECPYCSVSMSLHKNDLALKCHYCGYAQQIPSTCPSCNHGVIHNLRVGTAQIEEELKEHFPNKVIKRFDRDQIKTDKQLKTVLNEFNDGKIDILVGTQMLSKGHDYHNVKLAVVLGIDSILNMNSYKSREKALSLLIQIAGRSGRKGQGEVIIQTKNEEFFQHYLCESNYQEFLDEELEFRQDFYPPFMKMAKVTFAHTNGLKVKDELDKYVKIFKNMNNIEVVGFGQSPIFKLANKFRYEVILRSTNVKALLTALHSINSSLAIIDMDTIY from the coding sequence ATGTACTATTATGAATTAGCACTTTTAAAATCACCATTAGATAATCTTACTTATCAATGTGAATCTAAATTAGAAATAGGTGATAAAGTTTTAGTTGTTCTTCAACGAAGAAAAAATTTAAATGAAGCAGTTGTTATAAAAGAGGTAGAAAAACCAAAATTTGTGTGTAATAATATTCAAGAGTTTACAAATGAATATTATGATGAGAAGATGCTACAAATTGCTAAATTTATCTCTCAATATTATGTATGTAGTTTAGGTGAGGCTTTAAGTATTTATACTCCTTTTCAAAAAGAGATTATTAAACTACAAGAGCAAATTGAGTTTGATAGTAAAATTAAATTATCTCCTAAACAAACAGAAGCTTATGATTTTTTAAATGACAAAAAACAAGCTTTACTTTTTGCAAATACAGGTTCAGGTAAGACAGAAATTTACATAAAAATTATAGAAGAACATTTAAATAAAAATGAACAAGCAGTTTTACTAATGCCTGAAATTTCTTTAACTCCTCAAATGCAAAAAAGATTAGAAAAAGTATTTGGAAAAAGTGTTGCTATTTGGCACTCAAAAATTACAAAAAAGAAAAAACTAGATATCTTACAAGGCTTACAAGAAGGTAGTATAAAACTAATTGCAGGTGCAAGGTCTGCACTTTTTCTACCTTTTAATAATCTTGGAGTAATTGTTGTAGATGAAGAGCATGATGATTCATATAAAAGTGATTCAAAACCTAGATATCATGCTAAAGATTTATCTATTTATATGGCTAAAAAATTTAATATACAGTTAGTTCTTGGTAGTGCAACAGTTAGTTCAAGCTCTTTTAATAAAATACCATATTATAGACTTAGTGAGACTTTTTATGATACAAGTAAAAACTATACTTTTGATGATAGTGATTCAAATATTTCATTAAAAATTTTTAATAAAATTAAATCAACTTTAGAATCACAAAATCAAGTGATTATATTCTTACCAACAAGGGCAAATTTTAAATATCAAATTTGTACTTCATGTGGAAAATCTGTTGAGTGTCCATACTGTTCTGTTTCTATGAGTTTACATAAAAATGATTTAGCACTTAAGTGTCACTATTGTGGTTATGCTCAACAAATACCAAGTACTTGTCCTTCTTGTAACCATGGGGTAATTCATAACCTAAGAGTAGGTACAGCACAAATTGAAGAAGAGCTAAAAGAACATTTTCCCAATAAGGTTATCAAAAGATTTGATAGAGACCAAATAAAAACAGATAAACAGTTAAAAACAGTTTTAAATGAGTTTAACGATGGGAAAATTGATATTTTAGTTGGAACACAAATGCTTTCAAAAGGTCATGATTATCATAACGTAAAACTTGCTGTTGTTTTAGGAATTGATTCTATTTTAAATATGAATTCCTATAAGTCAAGAGAAAAAGCACTTTCACTACTTATTCAAATAGCAGGACGAAGTGGTAGAAAAGGGCAGGGTGAAGTTATAATCCAAACTAAAAATGAAGAGTTCTTTCAACACTATTTATGTGAGTCAAATTATCAAGAGTTTTTAGATGAAGAGTTAGAGTTTAGGCAAGATTTTTATCCTCCTTTTATGAAAATGGCAAAGGTGACTTTTGCTCATACAAATGGTTTAAAAGTTAAAGATGAACTTGATAAATATGTAAAAATATTTAAAAACATGAATAATATTGAAGTTGTTGGATTTGGTCAAAGTCCTATTTTTAAGCTAGCTAACAAGTTTAGATATGAGGTTATTTTACGTTCAACTAATGTAAAGGCTTTATTAACAGCTCTTCACAGTATCAATAGTTCACTTGCTATTATAGATATGGATACTATTTATTAA
- a CDS encoding NADH:flavin oxidoreductase/NADH oxidase, which yields MDILFNQKKINNIKIKNAIVMPPMCMYKSDEDSHLKDFHFTHYNARAIGGVGLIIVEATAVEKRGRISNNDLGLYDDSQIEGHKILNNQIHKYGTKTAIQLAHAGRKSVCTNSTPIAPSTIKFSDDEGYKTPKEMTSEDIKEVKNLFVNAAIRAKNAGYDMIELHAAHGYLLCEFLSPITNQRLDEYGGTLQKRCKLVLEIASEIIEATNLPLIVRISADEWEENGWEIKQSIHLCKELEKIGVSAIHVSAGGNIHKPSLTPNIEPLYQVNYAKQIKESIKIPVIAVGLITTAQEAEMLLNNDYCDFVAFGRELLRNPNLPSHIAHEFNIDGVIDKSYLRAFL from the coding sequence ATGGATATACTTTTTAATCAAAAAAAGATTAATAATATCAAAATAAAAAATGCAATTGTAATGCCTCCTATGTGTATGTATAAAAGTGATGAAGACTCCCATTTAAAAGATTTTCACTTTACTCACTATAATGCCAGAGCAATTGGAGGTGTTGGATTAATAATAGTTGAAGCAACAGCAGTTGAAAAAAGAGGAAGAATTTCTAATAATGATTTAGGATTATATGATGATTCACAAATTGAAGGTCATAAAATATTAAATAATCAAATTCATAAATATGGAACTAAAACAGCAATTCAATTAGCCCATGCTGGTAGAAAATCAGTTTGCACAAACTCTACTCCAATTGCACCTAGTACTATAAAATTTAGTGATGATGAAGGGTACAAAACTCCAAAAGAGATGACTAGTGAGGATATAAAAGAAGTTAAAAATCTATTTGTAAATGCTGCAATTAGAGCAAAAAATGCTGGTTATGATATGATTGAACTTCATGCCGCCCATGGATATTTACTTTGTGAATTTTTATCACCAATTACAAATCAAAGATTAGATGAGTATGGCGGAACACTTCAAAAAAGATGTAAGTTAGTTTTAGAGATTGCAAGTGAGATAATAGAAGCTACAAACTTACCATTAATAGTGCGAATTAGTGCAGATGAATGGGAAGAAAATGGTTGGGAAATAAAACAATCAATTCATTTATGTAAAGAATTAGAAAAAATTGGTGTTAGTGCTATTCATGTAAGTGCAGGTGGAAATATACATAAACCTAGTCTGACTCCAAATATTGAACCACTCTATCAAGTAAACTATGCAAAACAGATAAAAGAGAGTATTAAAATACCTGTAATTGCTGTAGGACTTATTACAACAGCTCAAGAAGCTGAAATGTTATTAAACAATGATTATTGTGATTTTGTAGCATTTGGTAGAGAACTACTTAGAAATCCAAATTTACCTTCTCATATAGCACATGAATTTAATATTGATGGAGTAATTGATAAATCATATTTAAGAGCTTTTCTATAG
- a CDS encoding ABC transporter ATP-binding protein, producing the protein MILEVKNITKSFGGVVAINDTSFSINKNEIFGLIGPNGAGKTTMFNIITGNYKPTSGEVILNGKNITNKKNYKIVHEGIARTFQNIRLFSSMSVLDNVLIGLDKSAKYTYLESIFRLPRFFSKEKKIEKKAIEILEFLGIDKYKDELATSLSYGSQRKVEIARALATTPSLLLLDEPAAGMNPNETKELANLLFDIRDKFDVTILLIEHDMKFVNHLCDRVMVLDYGKTIFEGHIEDAIKDEEVIKAYLGDFKHA; encoded by the coding sequence ATGATTTTAGAAGTTAAAAATATTACAAAATCATTTGGTGGAGTAGTTGCTATTAATGATACATCTTTTTCAATTAACAAAAATGAAATTTTTGGTTTAATTGGTCCAAATGGTGCAGGTAAAACTACTATGTTTAATATCATCACAGGAAACTATAAACCAACAAGTGGTGAAGTAATATTAAATGGGAAAAATATTACAAATAAGAAAAACTATAAAATAGTTCATGAAGGAATAGCAAGAACTTTTCAAAATATTAGACTATTCTCTTCTATGAGTGTTTTAGATAATGTTTTAATCGGACTTGATAAAAGTGCTAAATATACTTATCTTGAATCTATTTTTAGACTTCCTAGATTTTTTTCTAAAGAAAAAAAGATAGAAAAAAAAGCAATAGAAATTTTAGAATTTTTAGGAATTGATAAATATAAAGATGAATTAGCAACTTCTTTATCTTATGGAAGTCAGCGAAAGGTAGAAATAGCAAGAGCCTTAGCTACAACTCCTAGTTTACTTTTACTTGATGAACCAGCAGCTGGAATGAATCCAAATGAGACAAAAGAGTTGGCAAATCTTTTATTTGATATTAGAGATAAGTTTGATGTGACAATTTTATTAATTGAACATGATATGAAGTTTGTAAATCATTTGTGCGATAGAGTAATGGTTTTAGATTATGGTAAAACTATTTTTGAAGGGCATATTGAAGATGCAATAAAAGATGAAGAGGTTATAAAAGCCTATCTTGGAGATTTTAAACATGCTTAA